Within the Meleagris gallopavo isolate NT-WF06-2002-E0010 breed Aviagen turkey brand Nicholas breeding stock chromosome 21, Turkey_5.1, whole genome shotgun sequence genome, the region AATAgcattttcagatatttcaatTTTACTTGAGTGACATCTGTAAGGAAAGTAACTAGAAATGTAGCAGTGGAAGACGTAGAACGTAAAAGACAAGCTTTGTTACTTAATTTTCCACTCGACATACCAGACTTCTCCAGTAGCTATGCCCAAACTCTGAGATATGTGAGAAATACAACAACAGAAAGATCTCGGCTCTTGTTAGAATCCCACGTGACTTGCACAGGGCAACAGTGCACCccatggtgctgctggtggtacTAAAATCAATATGACAGCATCCTCCAGCCCCCTGTGTGAGCAGTCTTCTCCACTGAGAGTTGGCATAAGCTCTGACCACAAAGAGACACAGTATTTTTGCTGGCCTAAGCACAGTGTAAGAGAGACTTACTCCAATATTGTACTCTTGGCTGGTAGTTTTCCTTGTAATATGACAGACTGCGCCGACGAGACAGTTTCCTTTACAGGATGATATCAACGGTTGTGCTATTTATCAGTTGGAGCGTACCAATGGTTTAAGTTTACTAATACAGTAAGACTTCAATTTGCAAAGAATATGCATGCCATTATTATTATCTTAAGCCTTGAAGAATTAGCGTTTGATGTAACAGTAGTTTCCTCATTGAAGTATTTTCCAGGTACAAGCAGGAGAGTGATGCTGAAGCCTAAGCATTCTGACAGGGAAAAATTATGTCAAATCATTTTGTTTGGTAACCCTATTTTTGGAGATGGCAAGCACCCAGCTCTGAATTAAGCCCAAGGAAGGTGAGAGCCATGctatcttcaaaatgaaaacatgtatttttaaattaggCATTTTACCATGCCACTCACATCACCCAGATGACACACATTAATAAAAAACCTCCCCAAAGCCACCAGGATCAATAAGCACGCGTCTACTTCCAACCCAGGTTGACATAATCAGCCAAGAGTTAACAGCACAGTGCACAAAGCCATATGAGCAGCCAGGGGACTCTGCTCTCAGCCTCTCTGCGATTGTTATCATATGGAAACTCTATTACCCCACACAAAAGAATCAGAGGGTTATTAACTTCTATACTAAGCCAAAGTACAAAAACAGGGTAGGACCTAACATCCACTCTACTGTTTCACTGTGTCATTCCTTCCCCTCTTCTAATATAAATATGGGCATTAGAATAGAATATATATCCTATATATAATTCCTCTCATATcgttccattttttttctctactagAGTCTTTTATACATGTTTTCAGGAGCAAAGAACCCCCCAAAACATCGGCAGTGTCTTGTACAGGTGAAGAATGTATATGGAACTTATAATCAACATAAGTAACTGTAAGAAAGCTGTGATTATTTTCTTGGAGGAATACACTAATCCAGCACTACTTTGTCACACATAATCTTAAATCAGAGATTACGCTATTCCCTTAAGCAATAAATTCAGTGCAGACAGCCAAGAACATTGAATAAGTCACTTCTTCAACACTTTCTATATATTCAAATACAACAGAGAAGTTTCAAGGCACAGTTTTTGACAagttccttaaaaataaatccaacaGTCTTGAGAACAATAGTATATTGATCAAAGtggatgaaaagaaaagcacaaaacaaacagatcCTATTACTGCCAAAGGGGAAAGAAGCCATTTTAGAAGCTCTCTATTCTACAGTGCAAGAACACAGCAAGCATTTTTCAGAATCCATCGAACTTTCAGCCACGTTCCCCTACCATGGGTCTTACTTACAGCATCCTCACCTTCTTATAGAAGAAAGCATGGGAAAGACAGCAATCCATACCTCTTACCAGACAGACTTCATCGACCTATCAAATTACTTAATGTTACCTGcatcttttgtcttctttttagACAATGATCTACCCAACTTGTAACTTCTAATACACAACTCACATACAGCTACCATTCCTGGTCAAGCAGCAAATGCTTGCACAGTTCCACAGCACACCTGCAGTCAAATTCTCTGCAAGAGCCAAGAAGAAGATTTGTTGCAAGCTGTTCTGTAGCTCTCTCAAGAAAAGGCTAAAGAACAATAAACAATGGTTATTCACTAGAAGGTACACAGCAACCCACACCAAGGGTAACCTTACAGTCACCGCAGCAAGTAAATTCACCTTCCCTTCAGTGCTCTCAAAGGATGAGCATGCAGTCATTGACCttaatgaagggaaaaaaaataaataattctaaaCTCTTTTGACAAGGTAGACTGCAGTCCCCGAGAATAAGCACTTTCCTGTGTAaatgcaacaacaacaaaaagcccacACAATTCCCTAGATACGCATAATTAAGGATACATCACTCCCCTTTTATTACAGAGTACTTTCCCAGGGAAACTCATCTGCTGTCTAAAAAAAGAGCCCCCTGTCACAATGCCACGCCAGGGTAAGCACCAATCCTTCAAGGTTCTGCACATCTGGCCCCAGGCCTCCTGTTTCCACATTCTGATCAGCTTCGACTTAAGATTTCTTGCTCTCTCAACCTTTTTCCTTGCATCTCATTAAACATCGTCCTTAACATCGTTCCTTCAAGCCCATCTTCCAAATAAAACACTAACTGCAGCTTTTCTGACACGCAGACAGTTCTGTGATCTATTCCacgggagaaaaaaagaaattatttcctcgTCTGTAATTCCTAAcgaaaaagaaagcaataccCTTTCCATGACAGGAACCTTCACGCAGAGCTTATCTTCCTCCTACACAGGTAAGAACAGCTGTCATTGCCTTTGTGTTTCCCACCTCACGAACTAACCGTCCACGGAGAGCTCCCGACCCGAGCCCAAGAGCCCCACAGCACCACTGGGATGAGCTGGCTGTGCACTGCGTGCTCGCATCTCCCTCCTCAGGGGCCTCACCCAGCACCGCAGATCCCCTTCCCCAGAAAGCAGCGTCCTCTCGAGGGCCGCCCTCCTTCCTCGTGCACGCTCGGGAGCCGCCCTCGCTCCACAATAAGCCCAGATCAGCCGGTTGCCGTGCCTTCCTCGNNNNNNNNNNNNNNNNNNNNNNNNNNNNNNNNNNNNNNNNNNNNNNNNNNNNNNNNNNNNNNNNNNNNNNNNNNNNNNNNNNNNNNNNNNNNNNNNNNNNGCTGCTGTGCATCAACCCGCCGCTCTTCGAGGTGTATCAGACGCTGCTCAGCCCCGCGCGGCGCCACGTGGCGCTGATCGGCACCAAAGGGCTCTCGGCCGTGGAGCTGCCCAAACGCTGGGGCAAAAACTCCGAGTTCGAGGGCGGGAAGGCCGCGGTGAACTGCAGGTGGGAGCCGAGCTCcgcccccccctccccccgtCCCTTCGGAAGCCGCTCCGTCCGTGCGGTCACAGCGGCCGTCTCCGCTCTGTTCCAGCACCATCCCGGTCGCAGAACGGTTCTTCACCAGTTCCCCGTCCCTCACCCTGAAGCACGCGGCCTGGTACCCCTGCGAGACCCTGGAGCCCCACATCGTGCTGCTGACTTCGGATAACACCATCAGGTAAAGCCTTTTTGCGCCTCGCGTTTTCTGCGTGTGTGTCCCTTACAACAACcgctgcacacagcagggtgAGAGGAATCGCAGATGGGCGGCAGCTGATGaccatcactgctgcttcttctcTCCAGGATCTACAGCCTGAAGGTGCCCCAGACGCCCATCAAGGTGATCGCGCTCTCAGATGCTGAGGAGGAGACTCTGATCATCAACAAAGGGTTTGTGAGGCTCCTTTTGAAATGCTCTCAGCAAGACAAGTTCTGTGTTCTCAGTCCTGTCTCTAATGAGTGGTAGATCCCCCTGAAAATCCCCTGAAAATTTgttgcagctcggaaagcaaatggtatcctgggctccatcagaagagggctgacagcagggacagggaggtggttgtccctctttactctgcttttgtgaggccccatctgcagtactgtgtccaggtctggagcccccagcacaagaaagacagggagctgctggacaGGGTCCAgagcagagccacagagatgatcagggggctggagcacctccctatgaagacaggctgagggagctgggctcgttcagcctggagaagagagggctgaGGGGGTGACCTTATTGCAGGCTTTCAATACTGAAAcgaagcctacaaacaggaggggagtcaactctttgaaagtgttgataacagcaggacaaggggaaatggtttNNNNNNNNNNNNNNNNNNNNNNNNNNNNNNNNNNNNNNNNNNNNNNNNNNNNNNNNNNNNNNNNNNNNNNNNNNNNNNNNNNNNNNNNNNNNNNNNNNNNGCGGGCCCGCGCGGCACGTGGGGTTGGCTGGGGGGAGGGCGGTCGCCGTGCTCAGCTCTTTTCTGTCGCCGCAGGGGACAAAGCGTTCGCGCAGTTCCTGACGGATGAAATCAAGGAGGAGCGGAAGATCCAGAAGCACAAAGCGCTGCCCAAAGTGTCCGGCGGCTGGGAGCTGGAGGTGCACGGCACCGAGGCCCGGCTGGTGCGCAAAGTCGCCGGAGAGAAGTGAGCGCCAAAGTCCCAAACGTGAGCGATGCGGGCGGTGCTTTCCGAACGCTGGCGGCCTTAACTCTCCCGTGTCCTTTGTAGGATAACGGTTACGTTCAACATCAACAACAGCATCCCGCCCGCGGTGGACGACGAAGCACCGGAGGAGCAGAAACCTGACGAGCAGGAGGAGGTGGGCACGGGGCAGAGCAGGGCGAGGGCATTCCCCAAAGGGTTTCGCTTTGTTTATCTCTCTCAATCGGTTTTTGGGCTTGGGAACACATGGAGGGCAGCGGGGCAGCTGGGTCCAGGGGAGAGCGGCCCTGGGAGACCCCCATATACCCTTccccagcccccagcagcacccagtgcAGGTGCCTTGTGGCTGCGTTGGCTCCTGCTCAGCCCTCGGCACTGATGGGTGCTTCTCTCCTTCAGCCCGATATCACATCGACTCCGAACTTCGTTGTGGAAGTCATTAAGGATGATACGAAGCAGACCCTCGTGCTTGATTGCCATTACCCCGAGGATGAGGTGAGCTGTGagtttttcctgctttctgctgcGGTGTAACTGTGCCACTGCTGCTCACAGTCCCGTAGTTTTATGAGTCTGCAGAAAACGCagtctcctttttcttttctgctaacACAGAGGCTTTATCTTTGTAAGGAAACTGATGGGACGTGTTCCTTTCTGCTCGTGTCCTGACCTGGCTTTCTGGTCAGCTCATTGAGTGGTGTtaggggagggagagaggcacaGCAATGTGACCAGCATGGCAAACTGAGATGGGGCAAACATAAGAATGGCCCAAACACAacagatttaatgcagtgcagCACTAGCTTGCAAATCTCACTGCTATGAGGCATGCAAAGTGAGGCagagatttctttatttaaaagccaaacaaacaaaggagGGAGAACACAGAATTGAGAGCTTCAGACTGATCTGTGTAGTTTATTTTGCAAACTGTAACAGATGACTGCTGTCTGCAGGCAGTGCTAGGAGGGGTGAAGAGCAGCTTTAAGTACCGGTTAAGTACCTGAGGTTTTGCCTGCAGCATTGTATTCCCAGCTTTGGGATGAAACAGCTGATGGTGCCCTGTAATTAGAGCTAATATGTCTTGTGTCTCATTTCCTATTTCAGGTTGGCCAcgagggagaggaagaaagtgaCATTTTCACTATTAGGGAGGTCAGCTTTCAGCCAACTGGAGAATCAGATTGGAAGGACACCAACTACACCCTCAATACAGATTCCCTCGACTGGGtaagtgctgctggcacagctgtgggctgcacagggcaTTTCAGCTTCTCTTGCCTGGCTCTCCACTTACTCCTCAGTTAGCATGGATCCTGTCCTCTGTGTTTCAGCCTGGGATGGACAGAcactctgaaagcaatgccagGTTTTATAAGCAGCTGTATTATGCTGCAGAGATGCTTTGACACCTGgccaaataaattttaatttctgttctttttaagcACTGTTGCTTATCAGATAGCATATGCAagtatctttcttttctaagtTTTCCAGTTATGTTTTTGTAGTGGTGACACCAAAAACTGACATCCCAGAACTTGGCATCCACTCATGTATTCTCAGTGCCAGACTTGCAAAAGGTTCATTCTTAGTTGGGGACCACGCATTGTGTGCTTAAAACTTTGCTCCCGGGGTGCCTCTCTCTTTGGAAAGCATTGATATTAGACTGCTTAGTGTGTTTTAGAATATCCCACGCTGCTGCTTCTAATTCACATTTGTAAGATTTATGTTTTACTCCTATTCCAGAAGTCCAAAATGAAGCATTTGTTTACTGTTACTTGTGGGAGGCAATATGACAGGTATTGGCATACTGCACTAAGCAGTAGTACCAAATCTGTTCCTGTGAGAAGCAAGGGGGGGAGCCCACAAGCATAAATGTATTGCAGTAGGTGTGCAGATAGTGAAAGATTGAGTCTCTCAGAGAACTACACCAGCTACTCCCTTTTCCAGATGCTGCCAACACAGCGTGCCCCCATGACCCCATGGCATTACACAGAGGGGAGAGGCAGAGCTCAGTGTGTGTGGGCTCCTGTTGTCCCTTTTATTAGCCCCAGGACACAGCTTAGCCTGATTGTATGGGAAACAGTGATGCCAGCTACAATCAGACATTTCAGAAGCAGgacagccccagctgtgctctgctaaggctgttttctgttccttgcTTGCAGGCTCTATATGACCACTTAATGGATTTCCTGGCTGATCGAGGAGTGGATAACACATTTGCTGATGAGTTAAttgagctcagcactgcactggAGCACCAAGAGTACATTAAATTCCTTGAAGACCTTAAAAGCTTTGTCAAATGTCAGTAGGGTAGGAAACCAGTGTTCAGTGTGGGCATTACACAGCAGTGCTCCAGCCAGCAATATCACAGTGTACCTTCACAACAGAGACAGAGAGTAAGTAACTGAATTTGGAAGCGAGCATCATGGGAGAGTGAGGAGTCTCACTTGTATTTTGGGATTTGTATTTATGTTACGTTGCAGCCCAGATCAAGTTCTCAAAAGTCTGGACCTCCCTGCTGGATTTTGTACCGTTGGGaatgaatgtgaaaaataaaatctgttcaACAACTCCCTGTAAAATAGtggtttttcttcattctgatcaGTTGCCATAAAAAGCAATATTAGTGTGTGTCCTGAGAAGTTAATGCATCTGGTCTGTGTTAGCCCAGAGTTTTCTCCAGAGCTGTTCTAGCTCCTTCAGATACTTAAATTGCCTTCCTATCAGCATCACTGTGGCTGTAGGAGGAATTTTGCTAGCTAGGTGATGCAGATTTATGTGATTGCATTTCTGTGGCAAGGCGTAGTGGTACCAGGGGTATGACCGAAATCATGGTTGCCTGACTCAGttgttttaaacagaaaggTGCTTCCATATCTGTAAGTATTAATGTATCTGCCttagaaaaatactgcagagaaaTTGGAGCACTGTCCTTGCAGGATGATTCAAGTTCTGTGGATGCTGAATGTCAGAAGCATTGCAGGACAGCAGCTGTGGGCTTCTATCAAACTGCTGTCTCTGTGTGTTGCCTCAAGGTCTGAGTAAGTCCCAGTGGCAGAGCAGAAGGTGCTCCTGCTGTGTTTGGGAACTGCACACCATGTGGCCGTGCATTAAAGAGCTGCCTCGTACTTCAGCTTGAAGGCACACAAGGGCAGAACAACGAGAAGAGGCAGAATACTTCATGACTACTTGGTACCTATTGATTCAATACTTGTTACTAGTCCTGAGTGTAGTGGATAAGATCCTAAGGAGGCAACTGTTTTTAGAACAGAATGATAGATTAAAAACACTGTCATGGACCAGAAGCTAAATACAAACTCCAATGCAAGCTGTGAAATCAGTGATACATTGTTGAAGATATGAaggatgaaatatttattataaaaacaTGGACTGTGCCATCAAAAGTGCAGGTTAAGGCAGTAGCACTGCCTTGAAGTATTTCTGACACAGCAGACAcgaatatatatatacacactagAAGACAGTAGCAGCTCTAGGTTGAGTTCTAGTCTTGAAGTCACcgaaaaagcagcagctgaagcaacTTACAAGAGAATCATCCAGAAGTCACAGACCTTAAAAAGGTAAGGTTAAGTTGAACTGACAAGCTGCAGTAACACATAAAAGATGAATATTCACATTTAAGATTGAAATGCTCTGCTCCTAACTCTTCCCAGCGTGCAAACACTCGAACACTGTGTGCACACAAGTAGGTTCACATGTTTTACCAGCTTGAGCCAGAAGGAACTTTGAAAGATCCCATAACCCAGCAGGGACAGTACAGTGTGATTCAGCTGTTTTGTTACTGGTGGTCAAAACTAAAACCACTTCCAAAAAGGCACGTGGAGAGGCAGTAACGCAAACCCCTGGGATCAGTGGCTTCTGTTCATGTAACTGAGAGGTGGATCCAAGCAGGAATCTGACATCTGACTCACCAGACAGGTCATGAGGAGACTGGCTTCCTCCTCCATTCCACTGGTAACTGTGAACTCCGGATTGTGAAGGCACCTGTGACTGTGCTCTGTTATAGTGTTTTCTAGAAGTGACCGAAGCTTCTCTTCCGTCATatcctgggggaaaaaagagggtTAAGAAGAAATCTTACTCATAAGAGGCAGCTTTCAGCCACAGACATCACCGTGCATcactcacagcacagctcacctGGGCAGGGACATCCAATCCACACTGGCAAAAAACTGAATGGCTCCTCACAGTCAGATGGTACCTAAAAAAGACGCACAGTGAGCATCTTCACAACACTCTTTTTCCATCTTGTTGAAATCCACTGCCTTTGTTTGCCTGCTGTTTTGCCTCTTTCCAAACCCAAACTGCAGTGTGGAGGATCTCATCGCAGTGCTGAGGGCTTTCTTACTTTCTGCACACTGGGCAGATGATTTTGTTGCTGGCATCCAAGCCATCAAGGATTGCATTGAGACATTCTTCATCAAACTGCAGACTTCGCTCATATTCTTCTATAACCAGTTGttctggaggaaagaaaaaaagacaacaaaaagcaaacagaacaacaaaacaactcagACATCTGTTATCAACTTCAGGCAAGGCTAAAGCACACGTGGAGCTGCTGTGGGTCCCTGACTGCTGAGCTTTTTACTTTGAATCAGATTTCTGTGCTTATGAAAGTCATTGCTATTAATCCACTTTTTCCTACAGCCTTCACGCAATCTCAGGGGGGTGGCTGTAACACTTTCCAGCCAACAATTCAGAAGTGTTCTGAGTTTATTTATGTGGGCTCCTGCAGCTTCCAAGCAGCGCTGCCTCGCGTAGCTCCTCATAGAGCTTCAGATACCACTCAAACTCGTGGTGCTCTCAGAATGCTTTCAGTGCATCAGAGAGGCTGCGGAGACAGCGGTTGTTTCCTCTACGTCGCGTGGTTTGTATCGCACCCTCAGCAGGATGAGGCCAGCAAGTAACAGCACAGCTCCGAGAGGAGACAGGAAACACACTGAGAAATTACCTTGCAGGATCAGCTCCTGCTGGATTTCATCCAGCACCGCCAGCTCGTCCGGATCCTCGGGCATCTGAAAGGCACAGCGCTGCGGTTGCGTGCTCACCTGGCCGAGCTGCCGCCGGGACGGGAGATCCCAAAGCTCACCGTTCTGCTCGGTAACACAGAGCTGCAGCGCCGCGAAAGCCGCGCGGCCGGCAGCGGCACGGCTCGCACCCGGTCGAGGAGCGGCCTTCAATTGCTCGCGGTTTGCCCGGTTCGGGGACGGCGCCGCTCCAAAGCGCGGCTGAAGAACGGCGACGGAGCGGAGCCGATCNNNNNNNNNNNNNNNNNNNNNNNNNNNNNNNNNNNNNNNNNNNNNNNNNNNNNNNNNNNNNNNNNNNNNNNNNNNNNNNNNNNNNNNNNNNNNNNNNNNNTGCCGTGAGGTAACGCTGCGTGAGGTGAGGTGCCGGCTCTGAGGGAACTGCTGTGAGAAATGAGTTGGGACCTTTTGTTTGAAGGTGCTCTAGATGGGAAAGCTCTGTTTTCCCAGATctctgtccagttctgagctcctcagttcaaaaaagacagggggCTCCTAGAGAGtccagcactgggctgcaaacGTGATcggggcctggagcatctcccatatgcGGAACGACTGAGGGGCCTGGCTTCAGCAGCGGGTTGGACTTCGTGATCCccggaggtcccttccaacccctgcaattctgatTCTATTCCTGTGATGTTCTTCAGGAGAAACGGGCTCGGGAAAGACCACTCAGATCCCTCAGTATCTCTACGAAGCAGGAATTGGCCGC harbors:
- the C1QBP gene encoding complement component 1 Q subcomponent-binding protein, mitochondrial, producing RARAARGVGWGEGGRRAQLFSVAAGDKAFAQFLTDEIKEERKIQKHKALPKVSGGWELEVHGTEARLVRKVAGEKITVTFNINNSIPPAVDDEAPEEQKPDEQEEPDITSTPNFVVEVIKDDTKQTLVLDCHYPEDEVGHEGEEESDIFTIREVSFQPTGESDWKDTNYTLNTDSLDWALYDHLMDFLADRGVDNTFADELIELSTALEHQEYIKFLEDLKSFVKCQ
- the RPAIN gene encoding RPA-interacting protein, producing DRLRSVAVLQPRFGAAPSPNRANREQLKAAPRPGASRAAAGRAAFAALQLCVTEQNGELWDLPSRRQLGQVSTQPQRCAFQMPEDPDELAVLDEIQQELILQEQLVIEEYERSLQFDEECLNAILDGLDASNKIICPVCRKYHLTVRSHSVFCQCGLDVPAQDMTEEKLRSLLENTITEHSHRCLHNPEFTVTSGMEEEASLLMTCLVCDFWMILL